A genomic region of Branchiostoma lanceolatum isolate klBraLanc5 chromosome 4, klBraLanc5.hap2, whole genome shotgun sequence contains the following coding sequences:
- the LOC136433535 gene encoding kelch-like protein 29, translated as MAGYILRRLVSAWAASRQSTVDKVEVSVSVEKDDGGQRGDEFTEIFGPGDKHEFERAFYRRLNEQREAGHFCDVAVVVEGRNFPAHRCVLAAQSDYFLGLFNQAFIEGQQKEVKVGEISADAMEQVLAFLYTGSCSVNVWTAVEVLQAADMLLLADLKQRMVDYLANLLDLAKKLSPDSVLFMYRLGQKYRSDKLELAARDKIMTEFFVFAMTEDFLDMTKDELAMFLTDNKRVLGGKKVTAESHEELVFQSVLRWVQADSSREQHIKELMSNVRFPLMQASYVIDVVMKEPLIRAACPEFIDEAMEYQITEEGKKGDLQTSRTRPVLTVSDSVICALKQDGSRAHLACFVVKHNRWYELQTLCLQGGESVTCATTFGSGPALSLMVGTSSGRVYDVQVTQLVELSTRLPGNVACDKLVSVNGSKNVYALCSERNPSTGSIVSRMFSLSVEHSIDTASCEELPGLPFPLIQYEAVVQQQKIWVLGESADPGQAYKTLQCFDVSSSTWSDSVIPLTFLPKTPHVACLPIPASKSALCFPYKKSMLRFCERLAKWAEVRHFGLPSPSDTVDDYHIMLQQFGWHLLRKRPVNGQCPYLWQSMLRPGQDWHYKPSLPWDGCTIFFGTSQ; from the exons ATGGCGGGGTACATTTTGCGGCGTCTTGTGTCTGCATGGGCGGCTAGCAGGCAGTCGACAGTTGACAAAGTTGAAGTATCTGTCAGCGTTGAGAAAGATGACGGGGGACAGCGAGGGGACGAATTCACGGAGATTTTCGGCCCCGGAGACAAGCATGAATTCGAACGGGCGTTTTACCGGCGTCTCAACGAGCAGAGAGAAGCTGGCCATTTCTGCGATGTCGCGGTTGTTGTGGAAGGACGAAACTTCCCGGCACACAG GTGTGTGTTGGCAGCCCAGAGTGATTACTTCCTGGGTCTATTCAACCAAGCGTTTATAGAAG GCCAACAGAAGGAGGTGAAAGTCGGAGAGATCTCGGCCGATGCTATGGAACAGGTGCTGGCCTTCCTCTACACAGGCAGCTGCAGCGTGAACGTGTGGACAGCTGTGGAGGTTCTACAGGCGGCGGACATGCTGCTCCTGGCAGACTTGAAGCAGCGAATGGTTGACTATCTCgccaacctccttgatctggCAAAGAAGTTGTCACCTGACAGTGTGCTCTTCATGTACCGCCTTGGGCAGAAGTACAGAAGTGATAAGTTGGAACTTGCAGCTAGAGATAAGATAATGACCGAGTTTTTTGTCTTTGCTATGACAGAGGATTTCTTAGATATGACGAAAGATGAGTTAGCAATGTTTCTTACAGATAACAAAAGAGTTCTTGGAGGTAAGAAAGTAACAGCTGAGAGCCATGAGGAGCTTGTGTTCCAAAGTGTGCTGAGGTGGGTCCAGGCAGACTCATCAAGGGAGCAGCACATCAAAGAGCTTATGTCCAACGTCCGCTTTCCTCTTATGCAAGCCTCTTATGTGATAGATGTTGTGATGAAAGAGCCATTGATTCGAGCAGCATGTCCTGAGTTTATTGATGAGGCAATGGAGTATCAGATAACAGAGGAGGGCAAGAAGGGTGACCTGCAAACTAGTCGTACTCGCCCTGTCCTGACCGTCTCTGACTCAGTCATCTGTGCTTTGAAGCAGGACGGTTCGAGAGCCCACCTGGCTTGCTTTGTGGTGAAACACAACAGATGGTACGAGCTGCAGACCCTATGTCTGCAGGGCGGAGAGTCTGTTACTTGTGCAACCACGTTTGGGTCAGGACCAGCACTGAGTCTCATGGTAGGGACATCCTCTGGCCGTGTGTATGACGTCCAAGTCACCCAGCTAGTCGAGTTAAGCACCAGACTACCTGGAAATGTGGCATGTGACAAACTGGTATCAGTGAATGGAAGCAAGAATGTCTATGCACTTTGCAGTGAGAGAAATCCAAGTACAGGATCTATTGTGTCAAGGATGTTTTCCTTGTCTGTGGAGCATTCTATTGATACTGCTAGTTGTGAGGAGCTTCCAGGATTGCCTTTTCCATTGATACAGTATGAAGCAGTGGTTCAACAGCAGAAAATCTGGGTACTAGGCGAAAGTGCTGATCCAGGGCAAGCATACAAGACCCTGCAATGTTTTGATGTCAGTTCCTCTACCTGGTCTGATTCTGTCATCCCACTGACATTTCTCCCAAAGACACCGCATGTTGCATGTCTCCCTATTCCAGCATCTAAATCAGCACTGTGCTTTCCCTACAAGAAGTCAATGCTGCGTTTTTGTGAAAGGCTGGCCAAATGGGCGGAAGTGCGTCACTTTGGGCTGCCCTCTCCTTCTGACACAGTTGATGACTACCATATCATGTTGCAACAATTTGGCTGGCATCTTCTGAGGAAGAGACCAGTCAATGGCCAGTGTCCATATCTCTGGCAGTCGATGTTGAGGCCGGGACAGGACTGGCACTACAAGCCTTCCCTTCCATGGGACGGCTGCACCATTTTCTTTGGCACCAGTCAGTAG